The region GTGCGGTGCCGGCACCCCGTCGGCGAGCACCGCTGGCCACAGAGCCGGGCGAAACTCCAGCAAGCAGGCGGGCTCCAGCCGTGGGCCGAGCAAGGCGGGCGAGCAGAGCCCGCGATAACAGCGGCCGAGCAGGCGACCGCACACGTGTGATCAGCCCACATCTCGAGTCGATCACGTGCCGTTCCGGCCCGGGCGCCTGCGGTGTCCGGGCCGTCGCATTTCCACGGTATTCCCGGAATTCTTTGTGCGTTGCGCCTCTTCCGGTAATGCTGGTAATGGCGATTGTCACCGCGCGGATTCCGCCGTTTCGGCTATTGCGCGAATGCAGGGCTCGCGCGACGCCGTTAAACTCGCCGCCAGTGACGGAGTCGGGTACCAAGGACGAGGTGCGGACCTATCTCAGTTGCATCACGCTCGATTTCTGGCGGGTTCCCGCCAAGACCGGTTCCGGTCGAACCCCGCCCGATATCTTCACCCGCAACCGAGTTGATCTCGGATCCGGACCGGGCCCTGGGGTTGCGACGGAGGTGGCGGCGTGCGCGGAGCGCTCGACCCCTTCGCCGGAGACGTCGCCGCTGTAGTTGACGTCTTGACCAGCGGGCTCCCGGGCCCCGATGCGGGTGGCCGGCCGGGCCGGCCGGCCGAGGGGGCGAGGTGTGAGCGGCCGAGCGCCGCCGGTGACGCCGGCGGCGCGGTTGTACTCCGAGATCCGGTTTCTCGGTTGCGGTTTTCGGTCAGTGCCGACCGGCGATGAACACCTTTCCCGGTGCCGAATTTCGTTGCGGCGCACGGGGAATGACGGCTATCCGTTCGGTTCGCGGTCGCCGGGAATTCGCCTAAGGACACCCGGCGATCGTGCGCGGTCCTGGCAGATGACGGCCAGAGGAAGTGTGGCGAACGTGCAACAAGTTCTGGTGGCATTCGACGGCTTCGTGCCCGCTGTCGCGGTGCTGTTCCCGGCGGCGGTGCTCACGGGAACGGTGTCGGGCATGCTGCGCAGCCGTTCCCTGCCGACCGCGCCTCCGCTGCGCGCCCCGGTGATCGACGGCATGCTGGCGTACTCGGTGCTGTTCGTCGGTTACCTGGTCTTCTCGCCGCAGCAGGAGACACCGCTGCCGGTGCGCCCGGACCTCGGCAACGACCTGTCGATGGCGCTGAGCGCGGGCCCGGGCGACTCGTTGCCGTGGGTGCAGCTCGCGGGCAACGTCGTGCTGCTGCTGCCGCTGGGCATGCTCGTCCCGCAGCGGCTCGCGTGGTTCGACAACCTCGGCAAGATCGCCCTGGGCGCGCTGGCGATGTCGTGCTCGATCGAGCTGGTCCAGTTCCTCGCGATCAGCGGACGGGTGGCGTCCACCGACGACGTCGTGCTGAACACCGTCGGCGCGACGATAGGCGGCCTGCTGATCCGGGCGCCGTGGCGTTCGGTGCGCGACGAAGAGCTCAGCCCGCAGCACAGCGCGGGCCGGCAGCGCCAGCCGGTGTGGCGGCTGATCGAGAAGATCGAGCAGGAGCGCACCCGGCACGGGCACCCGCGGGTGCGCAGGGAGCCCGTGCGGAACTGACAGGACTCCGGTGGCCGGGTGCCTCCCGCATCAGACGAGCCCGGCCACCGGTACCCAACTCACGGCCCTCGCGCCAATTGTGTGCATGTAAGCGCGATTCCTCCCTATGCTCGCCGGGTTGCGGCACCGCGCCGCGCGTTTCCGCGGACCCCAGGCGAAAGGCGGGCACAACCGAACATGGCCGGCGAACGAATGGTCCCCCTGCTGCCGTGCGCGTCGATCGACGAGATGCGCGACTTCCACCTGCCGCTGGGCTTCGAGGTTACCCACCGCCAGCTGCGGCCGAACCCGTATCTGGCGTTGCGGCGCGGAGGGATCGACCTGCACTACTTCGGAATCGACGGGTTCCGGCCGGAGGACTCGTATGGCAGCTGCCTGGTCGTGGTGGCCGACACCGGACCGCTGTACGAGGCGTTCGCGGCGGGTCTGGGTTCGCGGTTCGGGAAGCTGCCGCTGTCGGGCTTCCCGAGGATCACCGTTTCAGCCTGGTGGATCCGAGCGGCAACTGGATCCGGGTGGTAGCGGACGGGCCGCAGGCAGGCGTGGAGTCCGGAGCAGTGGAGCAGTCCGGCCCAGGGGAGGAATCCGCGGAAGGGAAGCCGGCGCAGGCGCATGCGAACGCGGTCGTGCTGGCCGACTCGCGCGGGAGCGTGGAGCAGGCGGCCAAGATCCTCGGCGGTGCGCTTGCTCACGAGCACGCCGGCACCACGGCCGTCGACCGCGTGCGGGCGATGGCGTACCTGGCGGAACTGTCGGTGCGGCTCGGCGACACCGAACGCGCGCGGACGCTGCTCGACGACGTCGAGGGGTGGAGCTGTCGGAATCCGAAAGGCACGCGGTCGCGGTCGTGCTGGAGCAGGCGCGCGAACTGCGGGAGCACAGCAGTCGTTGAGGCGGTGGTGGGGGCCGCTCTTTGACGAAGTCTTGGGGCATCTTGCGGTTTCCTCGTATGCAGAAGACGGATTTGTCACGGGAGCCTTCTACGAAGGCAATGAGGGGACCGCGATGTACAACCGAGCTTTCGGCATTCCAGCTCGCCCGTGCCGATGCGTCACTGCCCGCCGGACTGGATCCGGTCGTTGCGAGCGCTGAAGGAGCGGCCGAGCTCGGCGACCTCCCGCTCCATCTGCGGCACGATGCGGCGCAGCGACGGCCGCATGAGCCTGCCCACCAGCCGCGAGGCCGGAACGTTGCGGATCCAGTGCATCAGCATGATCGCGCGCGGCACGTAGATCCGGCGGGCGCGGCGCTCGACGCCGTCGGCGAAGGCCCGCGCGCACTTCTCCACGCTGGT is a window of Saccharopolyspora erythraea NRRL 2338 DNA encoding:
- a CDS encoding VanZ family protein — protein: MQQVLVAFDGFVPAVAVLFPAAVLTGTVSGMLRSRSLPTAPPLRAPVIDGMLAYSVLFVGYLVFSPQQETPLPVRPDLGNDLSMALSAGPGDSLPWVQLAGNVVLLLPLGMLVPQRLAWFDNLGKIALGALAMSCSIELVQFLAISGRVASTDDVVLNTVGATIGGLLIRAPWRSVRDEELSPQHSAGRQRQPVWRLIEKIEQERTRHGHPRVRREPVRN